A genomic window from Cricetulus griseus strain 17A/GY chromosome 4, alternate assembly CriGri-PICRH-1.0, whole genome shotgun sequence includes:
- the Myl10 gene encoding myosin regulatory light chain 10 isoform X1: MVFWDPCWPGTGDCWLQGFTSSPQAPRRARKRAEGTASSNVFSMFDQSQIQEFKEAFTIMDQNRDGFIDKEDLRDTFAALGRINVKNEELEAMVKEAPGPINFTVFLTMFGEKLKGTDPEETILHAFKVFDTEGKGFVKADFIKEKLMTQADRFSEEEVKQMFAAFPPDVCGNLDYRNLCYVITHGEEKD, from the exons ATGGTGTTCTGGGACCCGTGCTGGCCTGGCACTGGTGACTGCTGGCTACAAGGATTCACCTCTTCCCCGCAGGCACCCAGAAGAGCTCGGAAGAGAGCAGAAGGCACAGCCAGTTCCAACGTCTTCTCTATGTTTGACCAGTCCCAGATTCAGGAGTTTAAAGAG GCCTTCACTATCATGGACCAGAACCGGGACGGCTTCATCGACAAGGAGGACCTGAGGGACACCTTTGCCGCACTGG gTCGCATAAATGTCAAGAATGAGGAGTTGGAAGCCATGGTGAAGGAAGCTCCAGGGCCCATCAACTTCACAGTCTTCCTGACCATGTTTGGGGAGAAGCTCAAGG GTACAGACCCAGAAGAGACCATACTCCATGCCTTCAAGGTGTTTGACACTGAAGGAAAAGGCTTCGTCAAGGCCGACTT cattaaagaaaagcttatgaCTCAGGCTGACCGGTTCAGTGAGGAGGAG GTCAAGCAGATGTTTGCAGCTTTCCCTCCTGATGTCTGTGGCAACTTAGACTACAGAAATCTGTGTTATGTCATCACACACGGTGAGGAGAAGGACTAG
- the Myl10 gene encoding myosin regulatory light chain 10 isoform X2, protein MFDQSQIQEFKEAFTIMDQNRDGFIDKEDLRDTFAALGRINVKNEELEAMVKEAPGPINFTVFLTMFGEKLKGTDPEETILHAFKVFDTEGKGFVKADFIKEKLMTQADRFSEEEVKQMFAAFPPDVCGNLDYRNLCYVITHGEEKD, encoded by the exons ATGTTTGACCAGTCCCAGATTCAGGAGTTTAAAGAG GCCTTCACTATCATGGACCAGAACCGGGACGGCTTCATCGACAAGGAGGACCTGAGGGACACCTTTGCCGCACTGG gTCGCATAAATGTCAAGAATGAGGAGTTGGAAGCCATGGTGAAGGAAGCTCCAGGGCCCATCAACTTCACAGTCTTCCTGACCATGTTTGGGGAGAAGCTCAAGG GTACAGACCCAGAAGAGACCATACTCCATGCCTTCAAGGTGTTTGACACTGAAGGAAAAGGCTTCGTCAAGGCCGACTT cattaaagaaaagcttatgaCTCAGGCTGACCGGTTCAGTGAGGAGGAG GTCAAGCAGATGTTTGCAGCTTTCCCTCCTGATGTCTGTGGCAACTTAGACTACAGAAATCTGTGTTATGTCATCACACACGGTGAGGAGAAGGACTAG